One genomic region from Cucumis melo cultivar AY chromosome 9, USDA_Cmelo_AY_1.0, whole genome shotgun sequence encodes:
- the LOC103482935 gene encoding cytochrome P450 89A2-like: protein MKWILFTIVSLFISFLVKLFVFPSRHGPYKLPPGPFILPIIIYNFLWLRQSPLDLESTLRSFIAKYGPFLTLHFDPSPAMIIISDRSIAHKALIQNGAIFADRPRAVSISRVAASTNFDNITSAPYGPTWRLLRRNLAMEMLHPSRVRAYSRARKWVLDILIARLSAQSGCEGGAVAVDHFHFAMFCLLVLMCFGDKLNETQILEIQEVQRDILVNLQRFVLLNLWPKLMKILLRNRWKEYLQIKNRQKKVLVPFIKAREKVKEERAKREGEEKEEFVVSYVDTLLDLQLIDEKRKLKNEEIVSLCSEFLNAGTDTTATSMQWIMANLVKYPKIQEKLFQEIKGVKESSEEEVKEEDLGKLPYLKAVILEGLRRHPPGHFILPHAVKEDTIFENYFIPKNGIVSIFAVGMGWDPQVWEDPMAFKPERFMSDDGGREAGYSTTFDITGNKEIKMMPFGAGRRMCPAASLAMLHLEYFVANLIWRFEWKAVEGEEVDLSEKMEFTVVMKKPLKAHINPRF from the exons ATGAAGTGGATTCTTTTCACaattgtttctctcttcatttcctTTCTTGTGAAGTTATTTGTTTTCCCTTCTAGACATGGCCCTTACAAGCTCCCACCAGGCCCTTTCATACTTCCTATTATCATTTATAACTTCCTATGGCTCCGCCAGTCCCCTCTTGATCTTGAATCTACATTACGTTCATTCATCGCCAAATACGGCCCCTTCCTCACCCTCCACTTCGACCCTTCTCCCGCCATGATCATCATCTCCGACCGCTCCATCGCCCACAAGGCTCTCATTCAAAACGGTGCCATTTTCGCCGACCGCCCTCGGGCCGTCTCCATCAGCAGGGTCGCTGCTTCTACCAACTTTGACAACATCACTTCTGCTCCTTATGGCCCCACTTGGCGCCTTCTCCGCCGCAACTTGGCGATGGAGATGCTCCACCCTTCACGTGTCAGGGCTTATTCTCGGGCTCGCAAGTGGGTTCTGGACATCCTCATCGCTCGCCTTTCAGCTCAATCTGGATGCGAAGGTGGCGCAGTTGCTGTTGATCATTTTCATTTTGCTATGTTTTGTTTGTTGGTTTTGATGTGTTTTGGAGACAAGTTGAATGAGACACAAATCTTGGAAATTCAAGAAGTGCAGCGTGATATTCTTGTGAATCTTCAACGTTTTGTTCTACTTAATTTATGGCCTAAGTTGATGAAGATTTTGCTTAGAAATCGCTGGAAGGAATATTTACAAATCAAGAATAGACAGAAAAAG GTTCTAGTCCCATTTATCAAGGCACGAGAGAAGGTAAAAGAAGAAAGagcaaaaagggaaggagaagaaaaagaagaatttgTGGTATCGTATGTTGATACGCTACTCGATTTACAACTCATCGACGAGAAAAGAAAGCTTAAGAACGAAGAAATAGTGAGTTTATGTTCGGAGTTTCTCAATGCCGGAACGGACACTACCGCCACGTCAATGCAATGGATCATGGCGAACTTAGTGAAGTACCCAAAAATTCAAGAAAAACTATTCCAAGAGATCAAAGGAGTAAAGGAATctagt GAGGAGGAGGTGAAGGAAGAGGATTTAGGGAAACTTCCATATTTGAAAGCTGTGATTCTAGAAGGATTAAGAAGGCATCCACCAGGGCATTTCATTCTACCACATGCAGTGAAAGAAGATACAATTTTTGAGAATTATTTCATACCTAAGAATGGCATCGTGAGTATCTTTGCAGTGGGAATGGGGTGGGATCCACAAGTATGGGAAGATCCGATGGCGTTTAAGCCGGAGCGGTTCATGAGTGACGACGGAGGCCGGGAGGCGGGGTATTCGACGACGTTTGATATCACGGGAAACAAGGAGATTAAGATGATGCCATTTGGAGCAGGGAGGAGGATGTGCCCAGCGGCTTCCTTGGCAATGCTTCATTTGGAATATTTTGTAGCAAATTTGATTTGGAGATTTGAGTGGAAAGCTGTGGAAGGAGAAGAAGTTGATTTATCAGAGAAAATGGAATTCACCGTTGTTATGAAAAAGCCTCTTAAAGCTCATATTAATCCAAGGTTTTAG
- the LOC103482937 gene encoding acidic endochitinase-like — protein MAAQKIITILSIISFLLASIFRSSDAAGIAIYWGQNGNEGSLASTCATGNYQIVNIAFLSSFGSGRTPVLNLAGHCNPNNNNGCTFLSSQIQSCQSRGIKVLLSIGGGAGSYSLSSANDARQVANHIWNNYLGGQSNSRPLGNAVLNGVDFDIEAGSGQFWDVLARELKNKGGVTLSAAPQCPIPDAHLDAAIKTGLFDFVWVQFYNNPPCMYANGNVNNLLNSWNRWTGFPVGKLYMGLPAASAAAPSGGFIPANVLKSQVLPRIKSSAKYGGIMLWSKAFDNGYSNDIKGSL, from the coding sequence ATGGCTGCCCAAAAAATCATCACAATCCTATCCATCATCTCCTTCCTCCTTGCCTCCATATTCCGATCTTCCGATGCTGCCGGTATCGCCATCTATTGGGGACAAAACGGCAACGAGGGCTCTCTTGCCTCCACTTGCGCTACTGGAAACTACCAGATCGTCAACATAGCATTTCTTTCCTCCTTCGGTAGCGGCCGAACTCCGGTCCTCAACCTCGCGGGTCATTGTAACCCTAATAACAACAATGGTTGTACCTTCTTGAGTAGCCAAATCCAATCTTGCCAAAGTCGAGGCATCAAAGTCCTTCTCTCCATTGGCGGAGGCGCAGGGAGTTATTCACTCTCCTCCGCCAATGATGCAAGACAAGTTGCTAATCACATCTGGAACAACTACCTCGGTGGTCAGTCAAACTCACGACCGCTCGGCAACGCTGTTTTGAACGGTGTCGATTTCGATATCGAAGCTGGCTCTGGCCAGTTTTGGGATGTATTGGCTCGAGAACTGAAGAACAAAGGCGGAGTCACTCTTTCTGCCGCACCCCAGTGTCCGATCCCCGACGCGCACTTAGACGCTGCCATTAAGACAGGTTTGTTTGATTTCGTTTGGGTTCAATTCTATAACAATCCGCCATGTATGTATGCAAATGGAAACGTCAACAATCTCCTGAATTCTTGGAACCGGTGGACGGGGTTTCCGGTTGGGAAGCTGTACATGGGACTACCGGCGGCATCTGCAGCTGCACCGAGCGGCGGTTTTATCCCGGCCAACGTGCTTAAGTCTCAGGTTCTTCCAAGGATTAAAAGTTCTGCCAAGTATGGAGGAATTATGCTGTGGAGTAAGGCATTTGATAATGGCTACAGTAACGACATTAAAGGAAGTCTTTGA
- the LOC103482936 gene encoding acidic endochitinase precursor (The RefSeq protein has 1 substitution compared to this genomic sequence) has protein sequence MAAHKITTTLSIFFLLSSIFRSSEAAGIAIYWGQNGNEGSLASTCATGNYEFVNIAFLSSFGSGQTPVLNLAGHCNPDNNGCAFLSDEINSCQSQNVKVLLSIGGGAGSYSLSSADDARQVANFLWNSYLGGQSDSRPLGAAVLNGIDFDIESGSGQFWDVLAQELKSFGQVILSAAPQCPIPDAHLDAAVKTGLFDSVWVQFYNNPPCMFADNADNLLSSWNQWTAFPISKLYMGLPAAPEAAPSGGFIPADVLISQVLPTIKTSSNYGGVMLWSKAFDNGYSDAIKGSIG, from the coding sequence ATGGCTGCCCACAAAATAGCTACGACcctttccatcttcttcctcctctcCTCTATTTTCCGGTCTTCCGAGGCAGCTGGAATCGCCATCTATTGGGGCCAAAACGGAAACGAAGGCTCTCTTGCATCCACCTGCGCCACTGGAAACTACGAGTTCGTCAACATAGCATTTCTCTCATCCTTCGGCAGCGGTCAAACTCCGGTCCTCAACCTTGCCGGTCATTGCAACCCTGACAACAACGGTTGCGCCTTTTTGAGCGACGAAATAAACTCTTGCCAAAGTCAAAATGTCAAAGTCCTCCTCTCTATCGGCGGCGGTGCGGGGAGTTATTCACTCTCCTCCGCCGACGATGCGAGACAAGTCGCGAACTTCCTTTGGAACAGCTACCTCGGCGGGCAGTCAGATTCCAGGCCACTCGGTGCTGCTGTTTTGAATGGTATTGATTTCGATATCGAGTCTGGCTCGGGCCAGTTCTGGGATGTACTAGCTCAGGAGCTAAAGAGTTTTGGACAAGTCATTTTATCTGCCGCGCCGCAGTGTCCGATCCCAGACGCACACCTAGACGCCGCGGTCAAAACTGGACTGTTCGATTCCGTTTGGGTTCAATTCTACAACAACCCGCCATGCATGTTTGCAGATAACGCGGACAATCTCCTGAGTTCATGGAATCAGTGGACCGCGTTTCCGATATCGAAGCTTTACATGGGATTGCCAGCGGCACCGGAGGCAGCGCCGAGCGGGGGATTTATTCCGGCGGATGTGCTTATTTCTCAAGTTCTTCCAACCATTAAAACGTCTTCCAACTATGGAGGAGTGATGTTATGGAGTAAGGCGTTTGACAATGGCTACAGCGATGCCATTAAAGGCAGCATCGGCTGA